The genomic region CGGCGAAGGTCTTCATCGAGTCGGGGGAGGAGCTGTTTCATGAGAAGCTTCTCTCCCAGCCGGGCTTCGGCCAGTTCCAGTGCTGACGCCACTTCCGGCAGGCTGGCGTCGAGAAGAGCAAAGGCCTTTCCCCCGAGGTCATCGGAAAGCCGGATTTCGGCAATGTCCACCCGGCAACCCTTGCGGGCGGCTTCTGTGGCCTCCAGCAGAGAAGGGGCAGACGAGGTTTCCAGGATGCCGAGAGCTTCAGACTCCAGGGAACGCCGCTCGCCCAGGGCGGCATCGTGAACCTGTTCGTCCACATCGGGCAGAAAAACAGCGTCGAGCAGTCCCTGCACAAGTTGCCCCTCCCGAAAGGACTCCTCCACGCTGGCCACCGAGCCGCCGAGCATAATCAGGTATCGGCCAGGATGAACCGTTCCGCATTTGAGAAGCGAAATCGGGGCACGCTTGACCATGCGATCGCCGGCGGCAATGCCATCGGCGATGCTTTCGTATTCCAATAGTGCCAGTGCCGGATAGCGCATCACACAATCCTGAAGTGGTCAACCATCACGCAACGGCGCAGGCGACTGAAACTGATCGGGCCAGTCAGGCCCTCACCCGTCGGGCTGGCGATCGTGAAACTGCTGTAGCCCTCGCCACCCTGGCCGAGACCGGCATAGAGCGGAGCGTTTTTCACAAAGATGCTCGCATTGATGACGCGAGCCATGCGACTAAGTGCGTCAATGTCCCGCGAGTGCATGGAGGCAGAGTGGCCAAAACCGTGTTCAGCCTCACAGGCCAGGTCGATCGCACGATCCACGCTCTCTGTGCGGACGAGCGGAAGCACCGGCATCATTTGCTCCGTCCAGACCAGAGGATGATCGAGCGGCACATCGGCCACGGCCAGACGAATGTCGGAACCGGCCCGGATGCCGATCTCGGAGAGAATCCCGCCTGCGTTCTGGCCGATCCATTCCTTTTTCACAACCGCAGGCTTCCCGGGGCCCCGGCTCTTTTCGAAGATCACTCTCTCGAGCCTTCGAAGTTCTGCGGAGTCGAGAAGATAGGCTCCCTGTGCTTTCATGGAAGCAAGAAGCTCCTCGGCAGCCTCGCGAACCACGAAGACTTCCTTTTCGTCCACGCAGATGATGTTGTTGTCAAAAGAGGCCCCGAGCACGATATCGCGTCCAGCCTGCTCAAGATCCGCGCTTGCATCCACCACGACCGGCGGATTTCCGGGCCCCGCACAGATGGCCCGCTTGCCGCTTTGCATGGCTTCTTTCACCACGCCGGCACCACCGGTGACCACCAGAAGCCGCACCCCGGCATGACGCATCAACTCCTGGGCACTCTCGATCGTAGGCGCCGAAACCGTCGTGACCAGGCTCTCCGGCCCCCCCGCAGAACGAATCGCCCGATTGA from Candidatus Krumholzibacteriia bacterium harbors:
- a CDS encoding BMC domain-containing protein translates to MRYPALALLEYESIADGIAAGDRMVKRAPISLLKCGTVHPGRYLIMLGGSVASVEESFREGQLVQGLLDAVFLPDVDEQVHDAALGERRSLESEALGILETSSAPSLLEATEAARKGCRVDIAEIRLSDDLGGKAFALLDASLPEVASALELAEARLGEKLLMKQLLPRLDEDLRRMLDKGTSFAGCPLHEPGGAENVSG
- a CDS encoding aldehyde dehydrogenase EutE; this translates as MEGLSDRQVDAIAGRLAARLRGEVSGNVAETGGDIAPQFGEGIFPDVDSAVAAATTAYRHLADASLGLREKMIVAIRAAMESSSEDLARLAHEETGLGRLEDKVQKNLLVTRKTPGTEVLVAGAKTGDRGLTLFEYAPYGVIGSITPTTNPTSTIICNSIGMLAAGNSVVFNVHPGAKNCSMETVRRINRAIRSAGGPESLVTTVSAPTIESAQELMRHAGVRLLVVTGGAGVVKEAMQSGKRAICAGPGNPPVVVDASADLEQAGRDIVLGASFDNNIICVDEKEVFVVREAAEELLASMKAQGAYLLDSAELRRLERVIFEKSRGPGKPAVVKKEWIGQNAGGILSEIGIRAGSDIRLAVADVPLDHPLVWTEQMMPVLPLVRTESVDRAIDLACEAEHGFGHSASMHSRDIDALSRMARVINASIFVKNAPLYAGLGQGGEGYSSFTIASPTGEGLTGPISFSRLRRCVMVDHFRIV